A stretch of Physeter macrocephalus isolate SW-GA chromosome 8, ASM283717v5, whole genome shotgun sequence DNA encodes these proteins:
- the LOC102974297 gene encoding keratin-associated protein 13-1-like, whose translation MSYNCCFGNFSSHSPGGYLRYPGSFHPSDLVYSTDLSSSSSWQLGSSLYSGCQETCDEPTRCQMYCVVSSPCQTFCYHPMTSMPCSPCRSTHTVFLSCGFSGGYCLGYGSRSCYSLGCGSRGFTPLVSGICDFPSLSHGSRFCGPTYVASGIRQTSCYQQTCISGFYC comes from the coding sequence ATGTCCTACAACTGCTGCTTTGGAAACTTCTCCTCCCACTCCCCTGGAGGCTATCTGCGctacccaggctccttccacccCAGCGACCTGGTCTACAGCACTGATCTcagctcttccagctcctggcagCTGGGCTCCTCTCTCTACAGTGGCTGTCAGGAGACCTGTGATGAGCCCACCAGGTGCCAGATGTACTGTGTGGTGTCCAGTCCCTGCCAGACATTCTGCTACCATCCAATGACCTCCATGCCGTGCAGTCCTTGCCGGTCAACTCACACTGTATTTCTGAGCTGTGGGTTCAGCGGAGGCTACTGCCTGGGCTATGGCTCTAGAAGTTGCTACTCACTAGGCTGTGGATCCCGTGGCTTCACACCTCTGGTTTCTGGGATCTGTGACTTCCCTTCCCTGAGCCATGGATCCAGATTTTGTGGCCCAACATACGTGGCTTCTGGGATCCGCCAAACTTCTTGTTACCAACAAACCTGTATATCTGGCTTCTACTGCTGA
- the KRTAP27-1 gene encoding LOW QUALITY PROTEIN: keratin-associated protein 27-1 (The sequence of the model RefSeq protein was modified relative to this genomic sequence to represent the inferred CDS: inserted 3 bases in 2 codons; substituted 1 base at 1 genomic stop codon) — protein sequence MTKKQHVGSLRPTSIKDFHSMTQRSSHSLKSFYNVPPLSAIIYESNVINFEDGCFLPSSCHGRTWLLDNFQETFRETTSCKVPNGEQELCTEDSCVXKCLSPRAVQMRCSNSGPCERTICQSRSSSAVLECVSQLCXSGSSQQMGFVVLSCQPVSNMAKSCPLKTXVSKSCQSLECDSSQCQSQSPEPSSCSPPVYVAPEPQLLGSSSNTCEPTCCVTGGLQLPSK from the exons ATGACgaagaaacaa CATGTTGGATCCTTGAGACCAACTTCAATCAAGGATTTTCACAGTATGACCCAGAGATCCAGCCATTCGCTCAAGAGCTTCTATAATGTCCCACCTCTCTCTGCCATCATATATGAATCGAATGTTATAAACTTTGAAGATGGATGTTTTTTACCCAGCAGCTGCCACGGTAGGACCTGGCTCCTGGACAACTTTCAAGAAACCTTCAGGGAAACCACCAGTTGCAAAGTACCCAATGGTGAACAGGAATTATGCACAGAGGACAGCTGTG TAAAGTGCCTTTCTCCCAGGGCTGTCCAAATGAGGTGTTCTAATTCTGGGCCATGTGAAAGGACAATATGCCAATCAAGAAGTTCCTCAGCTGTGTTGGAGTGTGTTTCTCAGCTTTGCTAGTCAGGAAGTAGCCAGCAAATGGGTTTTGTAGTCCTCAGCTGCCAACCTGTGAGCAACATGGCAAAATCTTGTCCACTCAAGAC CGTGTCTAAGAGTTGCCAAAGTCTGGAATGTGATTCTAGCCAATGCCAATCTCAGAGCCCTGAACCCAGTTCCTGTAGCCCTCCAGTCTATGTTGCACCAGAGCCACAACTCCTGGGATCATCTTCTAACACTTGTGAGCCAACTTGCTGTGTTACTGGTGGTTTGCAATTGCCTAGTAAGTGA